A portion of the Tenacibaculum todarodis genome contains these proteins:
- a CDS encoding RNA polymerase sigma factor has product MKTTNATSLSDEDLVKEIVETNNTHLFAVLYDRYSSVVYNKCYGFSKSKEEAQDLTHDVFIRLFVKLRSFKGKSKFSTWLYSFTYNFCVNYVQRNTNKKNEKVTVVTDVIKDEDINENEIDDATLFELKSDKLAKAMALIDPQDKMILLMKYQDDMSIQEIQESLELGSSAVKMRIKRAKERVVKKYEEL; this is encoded by the coding sequence TTGAAAACGACTAATGCTACTTCATTAAGTGATGAAGACCTTGTCAAAGAAATAGTAGAAACAAATAATACACATTTGTTTGCTGTTTTATATGATAGGTATTCTAGCGTAGTATATAATAAATGTTACGGCTTTTCTAAAAGTAAAGAAGAGGCGCAAGATTTAACACATGATGTGTTTATTAGATTGTTTGTAAAACTACGTTCATTTAAAGGTAAATCTAAGTTTTCTACTTGGTTGTATTCTTTTACTTATAATTTCTGTGTAAATTATGTGCAAAGAAACACTAATAAGAAAAATGAAAAAGTTACTGTTGTAACTGATGTTATTAAAGATGAAGATATAAATGAGAACGAAATTGATGATGCCACATTATTTGAGTTAAAATCAGATAAATTAGCAAAGGCTATGGCGTTAATAGATCCACAAGATAAAATGATTTTATTGATGAAGTATCAAGATGATATGAGTATTCAAGAAATTCAGGAATCTTTAGAATTGGGCTCTAGCGCAGTTAAAATGCGTATTAAAAGAGCTAAGGAACGAGTAGTTAAAAAGTATGAAGAATTGTAA
- the rpe gene encoding ribulose-phosphate 3-epimerase: MSNLIAPSILAADFANLQRDIEMVNNSDADWFHIDIMDGVFVPNISFGMPVLKAISKHATKTIDVHLMIVNPDQYIQTFADLGADILTVHYEACTHLHRTVQAIKASGMKAGVALNPHTPIAVLEDIIADLDLVCIMSVNPGFGGQSFIENTYKKVSQLKHLIEFSESNCQIEIDGGVTDKNANQLVEAGANILVAGSYVFKSENPTETIADLKGLVN; encoded by the coding sequence ATGAGTAATTTAATTGCACCTTCAATTTTAGCGGCAGATTTTGCCAATTTACAAAGAGACATAGAAATGGTAAACAATTCTGATGCCGATTGGTTTCATATCGACATCATGGACGGCGTTTTTGTACCCAACATTTCTTTCGGGATGCCAGTTTTAAAGGCAATATCTAAACATGCCACCAAAACAATTGACGTGCATTTAATGATTGTAAATCCAGATCAATACATACAAACTTTTGCAGATTTAGGCGCAGATATTTTAACAGTACATTACGAAGCTTGTACACATTTGCATAGAACAGTTCAAGCAATAAAAGCTTCTGGAATGAAAGCTGGAGTTGCCTTAAATCCACACACACCAATTGCAGTTTTAGAAGACATTATTGCCGATTTAGACTTAGTGTGTATTATGAGTGTAAATCCAGGTTTTGGCGGACAATCATTTATAGAAAACACCTACAAAAAAGTAAGTCAATTAAAACACTTAATTGAATTTTCAGAATCTAATTGTCAAATAGAAATTGATGGCGGAGTTACTGATAAAAATGCTAACCAATTGGTAGAAGCTGGTGCAAATATTTTAGTTGCAGGAAGCTATGTCTTTAAAAGTGAAAATCCAACAGAGACAATTGCTGATCTAAAAGGATTAGTAAATTAA
- a CDS encoding Crp/Fnr family transcriptional regulator: protein MTEDLKTYYGYLFEDALLDEISKIAVLKECKAHSTIIDFESYITSIPLLLNGAIKILREDKEGNELVLYYLEKGDTCAMTLSCCMGQTKSKIKAIAETDVSLLMIPKQKMTDWLSTYKSWQEFILQSYHNRLQEFVEAIDTIAFLNMDKRLFKYLKDKAMVNNNDELTTTHKQISDDLHTSRVVISRLLKKLENEGKIQLFRNSIKVLEL from the coding sequence TTGACAGAGGATTTAAAAACATATTACGGATATTTATTTGAAGATGCTTTATTGGATGAAATAAGCAAAATTGCTGTTCTAAAGGAATGCAAAGCACACAGTACAATTATAGACTTTGAAAGTTATATTACTTCTATACCACTATTATTAAATGGTGCTATAAAAATATTGAGAGAAGATAAAGAAGGCAACGAACTAGTGCTGTATTACTTAGAAAAAGGAGATACTTGTGCTATGACGTTATCTTGTTGTATGGGTCAAACAAAAAGTAAAATTAAAGCTATTGCAGAAACCGACGTGTCTTTATTAATGATTCCAAAGCAAAAAATGACTGACTGGCTAAGTACTTATAAAAGCTGGCAAGAATTTATATTACAAAGCTATCATAATAGATTACAAGAATTTGTAGAAGCAATAGATACCATCGCTTTTTTAAACATGGATAAACGTCTTTTTAAATATTTAAAAGACAAAGCAATGGTAAATAATAATGATGAATTAACCACAACACACAAGCAAATTTCAGACGATTTACACACTTCTAGAGTTGTAATCTCTAGACTTCTTAAAAAATTAGAAAACGAAGGTAAAATTCAACTTTTTAGAAATAGCATTAAAGTTTTAGAACTGTAA
- a CDS encoding porin family protein, with protein sequence MKKQFIIFGFLLLIIGNVFAQRDRIENLPSFDKPRFHYGFYLGLNRNDFKLDYRPNSSTNNPHVIIEPSIGFNVGLIADYRLHKNINLRFEPGLMTNTKTITFNHVVGTDAQRVREEVGSTFLHMPVILKFSTDRLDNVRPYILGGLSFDHNFSSNEDQQDDNTSGEFRMKSSNFMYEVGIGIDIYLQYFKFSPSIRGVFAITDELKYDDTSPSQWTDPINYMGTRGVFLHFAFE encoded by the coding sequence ATGAAGAAACAATTTATAATTTTCGGTTTTTTACTTTTGATAATAGGCAATGTTTTTGCTCAAAGAGATAGAATAGAGAACTTACCTAGTTTTGATAAACCTCGTTTTCATTACGGATTTTACTTAGGACTTAACAGAAACGACTTTAAATTAGACTATAGACCTAACTCTTCCACCAATAACCCACACGTTATTATTGAACCATCTATTGGTTTTAATGTTGGTCTTATTGCAGATTACAGACTTCATAAGAACATTAATCTACGTTTTGAGCCAGGATTAATGACTAATACAAAAACCATAACTTTTAATCATGTTGTAGGTACGGATGCTCAAAGAGTAAGAGAGGAAGTTGGCTCAACGTTTTTACACATGCCTGTAATTTTAAAATTTAGCACGGACAGATTAGATAATGTTAGACCTTATATTTTAGGCGGATTATCTTTTGACCATAACTTTTCTAGTAATGAAGATCAACAAGACGATAATACTAGTGGAGAATTTAGAATGAAATCTAGTAATTTCATGTATGAAGTTGGTATTGGAATCGATATTTATTTACAATACTTTAAATTTTCACCATCAATTCGTGGTGTATTTGCAATTACAGACGAATTAAAATACGATGACACAAGTCCAAGTCAATGGACAGACCCAATAAACTACATGGGAACGCGAGGCGTATTTTTACACTTTGCATTTGAATAA
- a CDS encoding NifU family protein yields the protein MKDIKITIQETNNNAIIKFVSNSILINGGSYEFTNIDEAKNSPLAQQLFYLPFVKKIFVTANFIAIQRFDIVEWSDVQEEVREQVETYLQEGNTVIKEERTNKKEAIEVYAEVTPNPSVMKFGTNKALTQTDVEFKNIDEASKSSPLAQALFVFPFVKEVFISDNYVSISKYDMVEWNEVYGEVRTFIREYLQEGKTILKELPKQDESKKEIIVSKEDLSETSAKIIDILDEYIKPAVASDGGNIAFQSYNEESKRVSVILQGACSGCPSSTITLKNGIETMLKEMLPNKINEVVAING from the coding sequence ATGAAAGACATTAAAATAACAATACAAGAAACCAATAACAATGCAATTATTAAATTTGTAAGTAATTCAATTTTAATAAACGGCGGTAGTTATGAGTTTACCAATATAGACGAGGCAAAAAACTCGCCTTTAGCACAACAATTATTTTATTTACCATTTGTAAAAAAAATATTTGTTACAGCTAACTTTATAGCAATTCAACGTTTTGACATTGTAGAATGGAGTGACGTACAAGAAGAAGTACGAGAACAAGTTGAAACGTATTTACAAGAAGGTAATACAGTAATAAAAGAAGAAAGAACAAACAAAAAAGAGGCAATTGAAGTGTATGCAGAAGTTACTCCAAATCCTTCAGTAATGAAATTTGGAACAAACAAAGCACTTACACAAACTGATGTTGAATTTAAGAATATTGATGAAGCAAGTAAGTCTTCTCCTCTAGCACAAGCATTATTTGTTTTTCCGTTTGTTAAAGAAGTATTTATTTCTGACAATTATGTTTCTATTTCTAAATATGATATGGTGGAATGGAATGAAGTTTACGGAGAAGTAAGAACTTTTATTAGAGAATATTTACAAGAAGGTAAAACCATTTTAAAAGAACTTCCAAAACAAGACGAATCAAAAAAAGAAATTATAGTTTCTAAAGAAGATTTATCTGAAACATCAGCCAAGATAATTGATATTTTAGATGAATACATTAAACCTGCTGTTGCTTCTGATGGTGGAAACATTGCATTTCAATCTTATAATGAAGAGAGTAAACGTGTAAGCGTAATTTTACAAGGAGCTTGTAGCGGTTGTCCATCTTCTACCATTACTTTAAAAAATGGAATTGAAACCATGTTAAAAGAAATGTTACCAAATAAAATTAACGAAGTAGTTGCAATAAATGGGTAA
- a CDS encoding mechanosensitive ion channel family protein, with protein sequence MKSLLLNLKIDIIGPFKEIFDKLVESLPTVAGFIGFIIVSWIFIKVFLYIIRKALAKTNIDKWSEKLSETEIFGDTTINVMLTNVILGVLKWFLILIFVMAGAGIFGMDTVSNGISSFFAYLPRLLTALAIFVAGAYLGTMVKKAITSMFKSLEISGGNLVGNIAFYLIVIFLSITALDQAGIDTSVIKSNLTLIIGSILAAFTIAFGLGSRGAVERLLFGYYTRKNLEIGKKIKTNDTEGVIISIDNICLVLLTSEGKVVIPIKDVVDSKVEVLD encoded by the coding sequence ATGAAGAGCTTATTACTAAACTTAAAAATTGATATTATAGGTCCTTTTAAAGAAATTTTTGACAAACTTGTAGAATCTCTACCAACAGTAGCTGGTTTTATTGGTTTTATAATTGTTTCATGGATTTTTATTAAAGTATTTTTATATATAATCCGTAAAGCTTTAGCAAAAACAAATATTGATAAATGGTCAGAAAAATTAAGTGAGACTGAAATTTTTGGAGATACAACTATTAATGTAATGTTAACCAATGTAATTTTAGGTGTACTAAAATGGTTTCTTATTTTAATATTTGTAATGGCTGGTGCTGGTATATTTGGTATGGATACTGTTTCTAATGGTATTAGTAGCTTCTTTGCATATCTTCCAAGGTTACTAACAGCTTTAGCAATTTTTGTAGCAGGTGCGTATTTAGGTACAATGGTAAAAAAAGCGATAACTTCTATGTTTAAATCTTTAGAGATTTCTGGAGGAAACTTAGTTGGGAACATTGCTTTTTATTTAATAGTAATATTTTTATCAATTACAGCATTAGATCAAGCAGGTATTGATACATCTGTAATTAAAAGTAATTTAACACTTATAATTGGTTCTATTCTAGCTGCATTTACAATAGCATTTGGATTGGGTTCTAGAGGTGCTGTTGAGCGTTTGTTGTTTGGATATTATACTCGTAAGAACTTAGAAATTGGAAAAAAGATAAAAACTAACGATACCGAAGGTGTTATTATAAGTATTGATAATATTTGCTTGGTTTTGTTAACTTCTGAAGGTAAGGTGGTTATACCGATTAAAGACGTTGTGGATAGTAAGGTTGAAGTTTTAGATTAA
- a CDS encoding methyltransferase domain-containing protein has translation MHLSADFWNNKYKDNKTGWDLGAISPPLKAYFDQLENKKTKILIPGGGNSYEAEYLFKNGFKNVFVIDLSKIALENIKTRIPQFPDSQLLHANFFDLNTTFDLVIEQTFFCAINPNLRPKYASKMHSVLKSKGKLVGLLFDAILNDDHPPFGGNKKEYLSYFEPYFSINKMEPCYNSYHNRQGKELFCYASEKIIFK, from the coding sequence ATACACTTATCAGCAGATTTTTGGAATAACAAATATAAAGACAATAAAACAGGTTGGGATTTAGGCGCAATTTCTCCGCCTTTAAAGGCCTATTTTGATCAATTAGAAAATAAAAAAACTAAAATTTTAATTCCTGGCGGAGGAAATTCTTATGAAGCAGAATACCTGTTTAAAAACGGATTTAAAAATGTTTTTGTAATAGATTTATCAAAAATTGCTTTAGAAAATATTAAAACTAGAATTCCTCAATTTCCAGATTCTCAATTATTACATGCCAACTTTTTTGATTTAAATACTACCTTTGATTTAGTAATAGAACAAACTTTTTTTTGTGCTATAAATCCTAATTTAAGACCAAAATATGCTTCTAAAATGCATTCTGTTTTAAAGTCGAAAGGAAAATTAGTTGGTTTACTTTTTGATGCAATACTAAACGATGATCATCCGCCTTTTGGTGGAAATAAAAAAGAATATCTTTCTTATTTTGAACCTTATTTTTCAATTAATAAAATGGAACCTTGTTATAATTCTTATCATAATAGGCAAGGAAAAGAGTTGTTTTGTTATGCTTCAGAAAAAATAATTTTTAAGTAA
- the cydB gene encoding cytochrome d ubiquinol oxidase subunit II → MEIFWYIIIAFVLAVFFILDGYDFGTGIVHLFFAKKEKDKQVIAKSAGLFWDSNEVWLVAAGGMLFMAFPTFYASVFSGFYLPLILVLWLIIFRAIGLEFRNQFNYQMWKDIWDTSFGVSSLLLALFFGIALGNIIRGVNLGGVENGVSAYEGHYFFLPLWNSSFSPLTEHPGVIDWFTIIIGLIAVVTLTIHGANWVILKTNSSINLKLKGVIFKLNIALAILTFLSLSVWQIVNPNSLNNFVDKPYLLIFPLIYLTGLVGLFFIKKIKKDYVAFLLSTLLILGGITSSLASIFPVILPSINDLNESLTIYNTSTSDYGLSVAFIWGIIGLILLVIYAIIQKRLLGGKVDDMDYGH, encoded by the coding sequence ATGGAAATATTTTGGTATATAATTATAGCATTTGTATTAGCAGTATTTTTTATTTTAGATGGATATGATTTTGGAACAGGAATCGTCCATTTATTTTTCGCTAAAAAAGAAAAAGACAAGCAGGTAATTGCAAAATCTGCCGGTTTATTTTGGGATTCTAATGAGGTATGGTTAGTTGCTGCTGGCGGAATGCTTTTTATGGCTTTTCCAACATTTTATGCTTCAGTTTTTAGTGGTTTTTATTTGCCTTTAATACTAGTTTTATGGTTAATTATTTTTAGAGCAATCGGATTAGAATTTAGAAATCAATTTAATTACCAAATGTGGAAAGATATTTGGGATACTTCTTTTGGAGTTTCTAGTTTGTTGTTAGCTTTATTTTTTGGTATTGCTTTAGGAAATATTATCAGAGGCGTAAATCTAGGAGGTGTAGAAAATGGTGTTTCTGCTTACGAAGGACATTATTTTTTCTTGCCATTATGGAATAGTAGCTTTAGTCCGTTAACAGAACATCCAGGAGTTATTGATTGGTTTACAATTATAATTGGCTTAATAGCTGTTGTTACTTTAACTATTCATGGTGCCAATTGGGTCATTCTTAAAACAAATTCTTCCATTAATTTAAAACTAAAAGGAGTTATTTTTAAATTGAATATCGCCTTGGCTATTCTTACCTTTTTGTCGTTATCCGTTTGGCAAATTGTAAATCCTAATTCTTTAAATAATTTTGTTGACAAACCGTATCTATTAATATTTCCTCTTATTTATTTAACAGGACTAGTAGGATTGTTTTTTATTAAAAAAATAAAAAAAGATTATGTGGCTTTTTTATTGTCAACTTTATTAATTTTAGGCGGAATTACATCTTCTTTAGCATCTATATTTCCTGTAATATTACCTTCAATTAATGATTTAAATGAATCATTAACCATTTACAATACTTCAACATCAGACTATGGTTTATCTGTAGCTTTTATCTGGGGAATTATTGGTCTTATACTGCTTGTAATTTACGCTATTATTCAAAAAAGATTGTTAGGTGGAAAGGTTGATGATATGGATTATGGACATTAA
- a CDS encoding cytochrome ubiquinol oxidase subunit I, with protein sequence MEDMIFYDRLQFAFTITFHYIFPQLTMGLSLIIVYFKWKYLRNNNEKYNNAAKFFMKIFAVNFTMGVVTGIPMEFQFGTNWAKFSELTGGIIGQTLAMEGMFSFFLESSFLALFIFGEKLMGQKLHFLTGFLVFLGSWASGWFILATNAWMQHPVGYEILENGKFVLENFSELFSNPWLLPAFLHNQMASVVTSSFVVASIGAFYIIRKKQVEYGKLFLKTGVIFGLISSLLVAFPTGDWNAKNVAKYQPATFAAMEGIFETEEAGAEIVLIGQPNMVEKKLDNKIAVPNILSFLTHQDWNQQIPGMDQFKEEELPDNIPALYYSYHIMVGLGTIFIGVMVLALFLLWRKKLYTFKPLLWFIMFLVPFPYIANITGWYTAELGRQPYLVYGLLKTSDGVSPTVSSGNTLFTLLGFVALYMLLGLLFLVLVGKTINEGPKLQKH encoded by the coding sequence ATGGAAGACATGATCTTTTACGATAGATTGCAATTCGCATTTACTATCACATTTCACTATATATTTCCGCAATTGACAATGGGTTTGTCACTAATTATTGTTTATTTTAAATGGAAATATTTAAGAAACAATAACGAAAAGTACAACAATGCCGCAAAATTTTTTATGAAGATTTTTGCCGTTAATTTTACAATGGGTGTTGTAACAGGAATTCCAATGGAATTTCAATTTGGTACCAATTGGGCAAAGTTTTCTGAATTAACAGGCGGAATTATCGGTCAGACTTTAGCCATGGAAGGCATGTTTTCATTCTTTTTAGAATCATCCTTTTTAGCACTCTTTATTTTTGGTGAAAAATTAATGGGACAAAAACTCCATTTTTTAACTGGTTTTTTAGTCTTTTTAGGTTCTTGGGCAAGTGGTTGGTTTATTTTAGCTACTAATGCTTGGATGCAACATCCTGTTGGTTATGAGATTTTAGAAAACGGGAAATTTGTGTTAGAAAACTTTTCGGAATTATTTTCAAATCCTTGGTTATTACCTGCCTTTTTACACAATCAAATGGCCTCTGTTGTAACATCTTCTTTTGTAGTTGCAAGTATTGGAGCTTTTTATATTATTAGAAAAAAACAAGTAGAATATGGAAAATTATTCTTAAAAACAGGCGTAATTTTCGGTTTAATTTCTAGTCTCTTAGTGGCTTTTCCTACAGGAGATTGGAATGCTAAAAATGTAGCAAAATATCAACCAGCTACTTTCGCTGCTATGGAAGGAATTTTTGAAACTGAAGAAGCAGGAGCAGAAATTGTTTTAATTGGGCAACCTAATATGGTAGAAAAAAAGTTAGACAATAAAATTGCGGTTCCTAATATATTAAGCTTTTTAACCCACCAAGATTGGAATCAGCAAATACCAGGAATGGATCAATTTAAAGAAGAAGAATTGCCAGATAATATACCTGCTTTATATTATTCTTATCACATAATGGTTGGTTTAGGTACCATATTTATAGGTGTAATGGTTTTGGCGCTTTTCCTTTTATGGAGAAAAAAATTATACACTTTTAAACCATTACTTTGGTTTATTATGTTTTTAGTTCCGTTTCCTTACATTGCTAATATTACAGGTTGGTATACCGCAGAATTAGGAAGACAACCTTATTTAGTTTATGGTTTATTAAAAACAAGCGATGGAGTTTCTCCTACAGTTTCATCTGGTAACACTTTATTTACCTTACTTGGTTTTGTGGCCTTATATATGCTGTTAGGTTTGCTATTTTTAGTATTAGTAGGTAAAACAATTAACGAAGGTCCAAAACTTCAAAAACATTAA
- a CDS encoding sigma-70 family RNA polymerase sigma factor: protein MRQLKITKQVTNRETASLDKYLQEIGKVDLITADEEVELAQRIKAGDQRALEKLTKANLRFVVSVAKQYQNQGLTLPDLINEGNLGLIKAAKRFDETRGFKFISYAVWWIRQSILQALAEQSRIVRLPLNKIGSINKINKMYAFLEQENERPPSPEEIAKKLDMTVNDVKESMKNSGRHVSMDAPLIEGEDSNLYDVLNSGESPNPDKSLLHESLRIEINRALETLTPREADVVKLYFGLGEHQPMTLEEIGETFDLTRERVRQIKEKAIRRLKHTSRSRILMTYLG, encoded by the coding sequence ATGAGACAACTTAAGATTACCAAGCAGGTTACTAATAGAGAAACCGCGTCTTTAGATAAATATTTACAAGAAATAGGAAAGGTAGATTTAATTACTGCCGATGAAGAAGTAGAATTAGCACAAAGAATTAAAGCTGGTGATCAAAGAGCATTAGAAAAATTAACAAAAGCGAATTTACGTTTTGTGGTTTCTGTTGCAAAACAATACCAAAACCAAGGATTAACATTACCAGATTTAATTAATGAAGGTAACTTAGGTTTAATTAAAGCAGCAAAACGTTTTGATGAAACTCGTGGATTTAAATTTATCTCATACGCCGTTTGGTGGATTCGTCAATCTATCTTACAAGCCTTAGCAGAACAATCAAGAATTGTACGTTTACCGTTAAATAAAATTGGTTCAATCAATAAAATTAACAAAATGTACGCTTTCTTAGAGCAAGAAAACGAAAGACCTCCAAGTCCAGAAGAAATTGCTAAGAAATTAGACATGACAGTTAATGACGTAAAAGAATCTATGAAGAATTCTGGACGTCACGTATCTATGGATGCACCATTAATTGAAGGAGAAGACTCTAACTTATATGATGTATTAAACTCAGGAGAATCTCCAAATCCAGACAAATCTTTATTACACGAATCTTTACGTATTGAGATAAACAGAGCTTTAGAGACATTAACTCCACGTGAAGCAGACGTAGTAAAATTATACTTTGGTTTAGGTGAACACCAACCAATGACATTAGAAGAAATTGGTGAAACATTCGATTTAACTCGTGAGCGTGTTCGTCAAATTAAAGAAAAAGCAATTAGAAGATTAAAACACACTTCTCGTAGTAGAATTTTAATGACTTACCTTGGGTAA
- the ubiE gene encoding bifunctional demethylmenaquinone methyltransferase/2-methoxy-6-polyprenyl-1,4-benzoquinol methylase UbiE, with protein MSKLVKPYKDSDLGKKEQVAKMFDNISENYDGLNRVISLGIDVSWRKKVVKLVGENNPKQILDIATGTGDLAMMMAALNPDRIVGLDISAGMLEVGKQKIAKANLSSKIEMIVGDSENMPFKDNTFDAITVSFGVRNFENLDKGLTEINRVLKPNGKLVILETSNPTKFPFKQGYKLYTNIVLPVIGKIFSRDKVAYSYLSESANHFPFGKAFNNILQKNGFSNTKDIPVTFGVASIYTATK; from the coding sequence ATGAGTAAATTGGTAAAACCTTATAAAGATTCTGACTTAGGAAAAAAAGAGCAAGTTGCTAAAATGTTTGATAACATTTCTGAAAATTACGATGGCTTAAACCGTGTAATTTCTTTAGGAATAGATGTTAGCTGGCGTAAAAAAGTAGTGAAATTGGTTGGAGAAAATAATCCAAAACAAATTTTAGATATCGCAACAGGAACTGGAGATTTAGCTATGATGATGGCAGCATTAAATCCAGATCGTATTGTTGGTTTAGATATTTCTGCCGGAATGCTAGAAGTTGGTAAACAAAAAATAGCAAAAGCAAATCTTTCAAGCAAAATAGAAATGATTGTTGGAGACAGTGAAAACATGCCTTTTAAAGACAATACTTTCGACGCAATTACGGTTTCTTTTGGTGTAAGAAACTTTGAAAACTTAGACAAAGGTTTAACCGAAATAAATAGAGTTTTAAAACCTAATGGAAAATTGGTGATTTTAGAAACCTCTAATCCAACTAAATTTCCATTTAAACAAGGTTATAAATTATACACAAATATCGTTTTGCCAGTAATTGGGAAAATCTTCTCTAGAGACAAAGTAGCCTATTCTTATTTATCTGAAAGTGCAAATCATTTTCCTTTTGGAAAAGCCTTCAACAATATTTTACAAAAAAATGGGTTTAGTAATACGAAAGATATTCCTGTAACTTTTGGAGTTGCATCAATTTATACAGCCACAAAATAA
- a CDS encoding OmpP1/FadL family transporter, with amino-acid sequence MKRILTFAAIVATTFTSYSQSLGYNDLGILFGQDNNYGTSRFNAMSGAFGALGGDVSSIGINPAGAAVANNSMFSVTLGNKNNDVNASYYGTTFNTEEDYFNISQAGGILVFDTNSNSGWSNFALSFNYRLKNNFENYFGVDGNNGEAYYNVHPNDNANPQTEFNNAQEQRFENYLNGESSVFTMGFSAAHENKLFVGASVNIHDIRFGQTTQLNEINQDGDGNTLDAFNEQITTIEANGFSLGLGFIYKLHQNFRIGLAYETPTWYNEVLEDSNIIPFNENYPDYIGYMDIESEQHGIYNDDDFEYFELNSFQLRTPSKLTASSAIIFDKQGLISLDYTYRNYSNTKFTSNGFNDENQGFSTDYRATHAVNVGTEWRFDRMSLRAGYHYEQNPLKDALDSDNKKGYSAGLGYNFGKFKFDLAYRNSGVNAPYSIYNSATVSPIELNTNNTRITGTLTFNL; translated from the coding sequence ATGAAAAGAATTTTAACATTCGCGGCAATTGTCGCTACAACTTTCACGTCCTATTCTCAATCTTTAGGTTATAATGATTTAGGAATTTTATTTGGACAAGACAACAATTATGGAACCTCTAGATTTAACGCAATGAGCGGTGCTTTTGGAGCATTAGGAGGAGACGTTTCTTCTATAGGAATAAATCCAGCAGGTGCTGCGGTTGCAAACAATAGTATGTTTTCTGTAACATTGGGAAACAAAAATAATGATGTAAATGCAAGTTATTACGGCACCACATTTAATACAGAAGAGGACTATTTTAATATCTCACAAGCAGGTGGAATACTAGTTTTTGACACAAACTCAAACTCTGGGTGGAGTAATTTTGCATTATCTTTTAATTACAGGTTAAAAAATAATTTTGAAAATTATTTTGGTGTAGACGGAAATAACGGAGAAGCTTACTATAATGTACACCCTAATGACAATGCTAATCCTCAAACAGAATTTAACAACGCACAAGAACAACGTTTTGAAAACTATTTAAATGGAGAATCCAGTGTGTTTACAATGGGATTTTCTGCTGCACATGAAAATAAATTATTTGTTGGGGCATCGGTTAATATACATGATATTAGGTTTGGACAAACAACTCAGTTAAATGAAATTAACCAAGACGGTGACGGAAACACTTTAGATGCTTTTAACGAACAGATTACCACTATTGAAGCAAATGGTTTTTCTCTTGGATTAGGTTTCATATACAAGTTACACCAAAACTTTAGAATTGGTTTAGCCTACGAAACACCAACTTGGTACAACGAAGTATTAGAAGATTCTAACATTATTCCATTCAATGAGAACTACCCAGATTACATTGGATATATGGATATTGAATCTGAACAACATGGTATATATAATGATGATGATTTTGAATATTTTGAATTAAATTCATTTCAATTAAGAACACCAAGCAAACTTACTGCAAGTAGCGCTATAATCTTTGACAAACAAGGTTTAATCAGTTTAGATTACACATATCGAAACTATTCTAACACTAAATTTACAAGTAATGGTTTTAATGATGAAAACCAAGGTTTCTCAACAGACTATAGAGCAACACACGCAGTAAACGTTGGTACAGAATGGCGTTTTGACAGAATGAGTTTACGCGCTGGTTATCATTACGAACAGAACCCTTTAAAAGATGCCTTAGATAGCGATAACAAAAAAGGATACTCAGCTGGTTTAGGATATAACTTTGGTAAATTTAAATTTGATTTAGCTTATAGAAATTCTGGTGTAAACGCTCCATATTCAATCTACAATAGCGCAACAGTTAGTCCAATAGAATTAAATACAAACAACACAAGAATTACAGGTACACTAACCTTTAATTTATAG